The DNA region ACTATTCATAGTACACTCTTCAGATATATCTTGTAATGATTTGTCCAGGCCTTCTTTATTATCTTGGTTCTTTGCCGGCTGcaaataatcaatatattgACCGAAGCTTTCTGTGTCGGTTATTTCATTTGTAGAACATAAGGCACTGTGAGTTTCTTGGAGAGAGGTCATTTCTGAGTGTGTGTTGATGGTTTGGTCGGAGCAAGTGTGGGGCATAGCCATTTCCGATGCGGAACTATATTCCAAGCTACATTGCTGCGATATTGTACGCATCTCGGGTTGTTCGCTGGCGTGACTTTGGAGACATTCCTCTGACACACTATTTCTTTGTCCATTTAATGGTTTTTGAACATTAGACTTAACAACTTGATGCTGAGGCACTTGAGTTTCTGGCACATTCgtgtaaatattcattatctGATCTCTTCCAGACTTTGGATCGTCCTTTCTATTCCAAGGCTTGTTTACTgttgaataatttttcaaatcttTTGCTTCCTGCTCCAACAAGTTAGGATTCATTGTATTTCGTATGTCTTTGGTTCCATTAGGTTTGTCTACATGAAGATTTGTGTTATTAACTTTGGTTCCAGATTTCATCATATTAGTGAGGCCGCTGTACGCGTCCTTCGATGGTAATGGTAACGAAATGTGCGAATCTTCGtcataatttctttttatggGCAATTCTAAGCAATTCCTCTTCATGTGTTGTCTTTGCTTTTTGAAGAACTTCTTTGCAACATTTATCTGATTCGGGTTATAAAACATCTCAGGGATGAAGTTGGTACTATCAGGATACGTCATCATTGAATTGTTAGATCTGTACTGCTGTCTATGTAAGACAACAAGATTTATATTCGGTGATTTtccgttaatatttttagaagcGTCTTTTTGTAAAGTTTGTCCATTCAGTTCCGCGCCAGCCTTGAAAGTGCCACTGTTGTTTGTTTTGGAGTTAGTTCTGTTAGAGCTTCTGCTGCCCGATCTGGATCTATTATCGCCTGATATTTGCGTAACCTGAGCATTATTGGGATTGGCAGATATATTTCTCTGATTTGCATCAAAGACGCTTCTATTCCTGCAGCACTGTTTACTCGACTGCAGGTAGCAATGCATAAGCGACCACTGCGCTCTGACGTCACTGCGTGCTATGCCGTAGAAGAAAAGTATAAACGTTCCTAATATGGTCGCGCAAACAGCGTAAACGATACTGCAAATGTCCTCTTGATAGGGTAAATATGCTGGCAAAGGCCTATAGACAGCAACTCCGCCACACGTCCATACGGCAATGTATAGGCACAGCACAATAACTTGAGCTCGTAACTGTATTATGGGTGTATGTTCCACATCTTCGGTCTCGGAATCGACGCCCGATTTGATACTTCGCCTGTCCGGCTCGTTCGCCTGATTCGGATCCCACATTTCCAAATCGACATTCTCCGTGGCCTGAGTGCCTTCCGACAACTGGACATTCGTGTTCCTTATAGTGCATCGTATGAGGAGAAAAAGAATGGACAAAATCATGAGTAAAATCACCCCCGGTATGAATAGAGCGCTCAACGCCGGAGCGGTGCTCAAGAAGCATTGAGAATATCCAGCATAATCTTTCAAATTGACTGCCCCAGAAATTCCACATACGATCAGCGCTATGCCCCACCCGACTAGATACAGGCCCAAAATCGGCTTTTGCACTGGTATATCCGGCGGTATTTCGTCTTCCGGAGTCCTGACCGGGCCGTGGGTTTTCGTGACCCATTTGTACATGTTACTAGCGGACACACACATCCAAAGAAGGCAGCATAGTGATAGATAATGGATCAAAAGGCCCAGAATCTGGCAAAGCTTGACGTCCTCCGTCTGGTAGATGCCCAAAGTGTACAGGAAACATAGCAACCCGATCGCAATCCAGGTGTTTATTAGCGCGTGTTTAGACTTTTTGGGCATCTGTATGCTGGCGTAGCACATTATATACGTGAGAATGGCACAGCTGACGCAGCCGATGAGAATAAGGCTCCCGACGTATACAGCTGGATGAGAGACTTTGAAGCGAGCGCCGTCAGTCCTAGCCCCGTATATGCCCGTTTCGACATTTTGTAACAAACCAACGTACGCTAAGCGATTACAACTTATGATTATCATTTCTGATACAACGTGAGATATCCGACAGtctgaaatataaaatcatcaatttcaatttaaaaaaatactagatatttaaaaaacaatactttCAAGTGTCatattgtttcatttatactttgaaaataatgcaaataaagaaaaactgtTGTCAgataattcaaaatcaaaaatatctcGCCTTAAAAAGCAATTAACTGTCACGGAATTGTGTGGCCCTTGCAATTTGGGAGTAAGTTACTTACCGGTAGTATTATCAGTCCATCGCCTTGTGGCGTGTTCCCATACAGCAGCACGAGCTTCAACGCCGCCACCACATGATAGACGTACAGTTATTATTATGGGCTCTAGAAGCTCACCCCGGAGAGATACCTTATCTgaaatcatatataaatattgatttttattgtacaGAAAATGTAAAGAATTATTGTTCCACTTGAAATAtcatcaaattaaaatctttcttagtaagtttataattcaataagtATAAAGTAAGAGCAGTcctggcctagtggcttggcGGGCAACCCTCATCCCTGAAACATTCCtcacattcgctcgaacggtgaagtaaaATTCTCTCGACGGTGTgtcaggaggctgatcacctacttgcctattacgattgacaaatgatcctgacacagattcagaaatctgaggcccagacctaaaaagtttgtagagCCACtggttattttataaagttagtCGAAGAATAGCGAGCAATGCTAATCCTTGCAGAGTTatcagaaaaaataatttgtgagCCTCCTGGCCGTGatccctgttctataaaaaagaaacaaacacATAACACAAACTTATTTGTCATTGGTtagcatagcttttacacattgtaagataacatttttttaaccggattatagctatttgtattattataattttacataattttgaatttcattttttccgacgtttcgcgtgcttttcagcgtgcgtggtcacggtgactgaagacaaaaggtgttgaatgtcaaaagtatcacagctgtagagaaagttgtgttatctgtatttatttccccggagttggtatcgactaaaaaattacggtttttgcagaaatgtctgacggtgtcctctattttcgcggattgtttgtcttggggttttaatttggatattattggatcccaggtgtttgataattttggGCCGTCTTCTTTATTgacacttatttatttaaaccctCTATTATCGTTTGTCAAAACTCACCCAATTGAAATCCAACCACCGGAGATGTTATTTCCATATTCATGTCTTCACGTTTAGTACTTCGTCCATAATAGTCCTTTGACCTGTGACCCCTGATGTTACCTTCATCCATACTTGGAAGTAGCGGGAATAAGGAGGCATCCTCGTAGAAAGATACAACTAGTTCTTGGGGTTGAGTTTGCAAAAGTACACCCGCGTCTGTCGTGCTGTACAGCAGTGATTGGGGGATCTGAAAGGCCGGTAAAACCACTGCTCACTCAATGATACTTAGGTGATTAACACAACAATGAGTCAAGAAAGCTGTTTTAATATAGccagtaatttatatttcactcAATAGAGTCGTATGAGGTCAAAATATTTAGTCtgaattttacaattaatttaaggaAATAGACGATTGAGGAAGACAGctaagaaaaaaatggtttcatgaattatttatagagtACTAATGTAAAAAGATATAGTAACTCgtacaaaagaaaaaatatatttttcttttaattttatcatgaattatttatagagtactaatgtaaaaagaaaaaaaaatcttttaatttttcataaattatttatagagtACTAATGTAAAAAGATATAGTAACTCgtacaaaagaaaaaatatatttttcttttaattttatcatgaattatttatagagtactaatgtaaaaagaaaaaaaaatcttttaatttttcataaattatttatagagtactaatgtaaaaagaaaaaaaatcttttaatttttcataaattatttatagagtactaatgtaaaaagaaaaatttttttttaattttatcatgaattatttatagagtactaatgtaaaaagaaaaaaaatcttttaatttttcataaattatttatagagtACTAATgtaaaaagaacaaaaaatcttttaatttttcataaattatttatagagtactaatgtaaaaagaaaaaaagatcttttaatttttcataaattatttatagagtactaatgtaaaaagaaaaaagaaattgtaacttgtacaaaagattttttttaaattgttgaaTTCATGAAACGAATAAATAGGAAGAAGGGTGAAGCGAGAGCCTCAGCCATACTGCCTCCTCCCTCTAAATAATAGCTGTATATAACTTGTACAAGGAACTTGTATGAAACGGTaatgataacaataaaaactttttgtatactagattacatatatatacatatatatatatatattgtattgtgtatatatatatattgtatatagacactcaataagaataaaatatataatcttaacACTGAGGAATCAGCAGAACAATATAATTGTCCAATAGAATGTAAATAATGACAGTTTTAGTCTCATACCTGCACACTAGCGTGTATAAGTGCATCTGTGACCGTGAGTAATGGCGCCACAGTCCTGTTAGTTGTGGAGCAGTGAAGCCTCCTGTCCGTCATCCCGCTGTACCACACACACGTCACCCCACTAAAACCTTCACGAGCGGGAAAACGCTCCACCGCCAGCTTTTTCTGTATTagacaattataattacatcgtACCACATTTGAcgaagataaataataataataatttgtgctTCATTTGCGTGCGTATTAAGAGTGGTTTAGTTCTAATGAATGACAGAGAACacacaacaaaaataatttaagatgaagaagaagaatgttaatttaatttaatcaaataaaattgagGGATAGCATTAAATTACTATATGATTTTTGCCAGGACTAAACAATAACGGACGAAATATGTGTCTAAGGAAACTTAtggtctgtttcacaatgtacggATAAGTACcaaataagctatttattacttatttaccAATATAAACACTACATTACGGCTAGATAGCCGTATTCGTCACATAAAGTCCATCATTTATTATGAGTTAATGTTCTTATTCGatacttttattttgcaataatttatgtgttacaTAGCTATTTACTATATCTATACATTGTGAAGGGTCTGTCCCTTAGACCACCTGTCGGATATGCCGtcgatttaaaattttacctattaatataattctatgAAAAAAGAGGACACACACCAGAAACCTGGAATAAAAAGGATAGCGGGGCAGGATTGGAAAATTGTGGTGAGGAAGAGAGATAAGTGGAAGAATTTTGGGGAGGCCTACCCTCCATAGGAGGTCGAGTACTAGtgtaaaacataataacatggacttaatgtaatctaatgtaGTACTCGAGTAatggctattattattattttactttttggagtttactccttaagaaacgatttgagttataaggcccggtacggaaatattatgaggagtaaaatcaagtgtaacaggaaaagttgaggcgttacgtagaaagagacaaacatatatatctgtaggattgaacgtgtaaaagaatgattccatctcattctctctctaaaattggatttgtataaattgaacacaattattattgttattattattatttttattgttttgtaacatactttatgtaatacgctttattgaagtaatataaataatccgaataattacagatatatgtttgtttctcttatcattttaacagatgcgttcatttatcctttttttttctattcgatgtatatcataattatcgttcgtaaggagtaaactccaattgtgcgtcgtagctgacacacacacacatttttttaatttttataattcgatGTTACTCCTTGCTACAGGCAATACAACAGTTTTTAATCTTGAGTAACTCCGATGAAACCATGTTTTAAAAGGGACCTATGCGGtagtctaaaaaatattaatagacaGAAAATAAGTTTTCTTATGCAAGACTATTTATTGAGCTAAGAATCATGAATCAGCCATACTtcaaatgtaacaaaaacCTTATCcaattaattaagattttaatttttttttattaaaaagatttaaaaaaaaaataccttgtGCCCTTGAACATTGTCTGTATGTGTGGATATTTCTTCAGCAGCTCTCACCATGTCAGTGCAGGCACCATGTGTTACTTCCGCTTGGGACATCACTGGAGTTGATATATTCATAGCCGCTTCTATCACTTCCAGTAATGCTGAACctggaaaaaataatattactaaaacaaaactaaaacatcATTTATTTCGATTAGACTAAACATATCTGGCATATcttgtcaaaatttaaaactaaactttcGTCTAAtgtatcttttaaattaatactaataattaataataataaatattaataatttatttacactgtTAACTGTGTGTCATCTGTGTGTTTGAAGATATTCCCTAGTGGGCTTATATTAATCTTATATTAAGCTCTTGTGTTAATCTTTAGGTATTATTACTAACACAAGAAGTGGGAATACCAATAACAGCCTGCAGCAAAATAAATGCAACCTTGGAACAGTTTTAGAGtccaaaataaatgattagaATATGATGTAAACTCATTCTTTTGATCCCATAAAATGTTACCATAAAGTCAAACATCAAAGAAGGtcaaattaaatgattttgacaaACTAAATTAATGTATGTCATAAGGTTCTAAGACTAgaccaaaataaaatattaattttttttaaaatattaaaataggaaATACATATACATCATAAGAATAAATGTTtgctatatattttacatacatatatggtaAGTATAATTTGATAGTGaaatataagattattttgacattgacatacTGACATACATGACATCACTTACCTAAATCCTTCTCTTCTCCTATATACTGCATATAATTTCTAACAGCAGCGGCAATAAACATAACATCATCTGCATCTGAAATTTCTGCTAAAGGATATGTCTTCTCTTCAATCAACATGGCCAGTCTTTCAGTAGCATTTATTGCAGAAAATTGTACCAAACTAACATTTAATAAGGCAAATTGCTGCAACAACTTGGTTATATTACTTATGTATGAACATTCTGTGGTATTAGCTTGACCCCACGTCACATTTGC from Pieris brassicae chromosome 2, ilPieBrab1.1, whole genome shotgun sequence includes:
- the LOC123719965 gene encoding adhesion G protein-coupled receptor A3, whose translation is MFKSKMIWLSFIVWFVVVGKSIGFCPSLCSCKGTKLGDGEPQPEEPLKLRCGGSPTQITELKEIDLSKLLAVVVSLNLSGNAITTLSRELNLPKLQKLDLSKNQVNLIESDAFYNMTSIQRLDLSHNQISNVYKEMFKGLINLERLNLSHNYISVLNTGTFDYLVGLKQIDITENPLICDCNLLWFGDWLRNTSVRPVGGPKCAFPENMADKPVKKLKIFLDLSACGSVLPANNLIVRPSHDQVVFEGDTLSLTCNAPFASVIAKYELNWVHSMQECCADVNITSTDMQEEGLAETTVFFPCVSNHHAGNWTCSYCDQNHIKHNYTIQLIVLSNYTQYCPTDSTTGNKGLYSWPQLLLNHTASVPCQSGDGLAYRHCYANVTWGQANTTECSYISNITKLLQQFALLNVSLVQFSAINATERLAMLIEEKTYPLAEISDADDVMFIAAAVRNYMQYIGEEKDLGSALLEVIEAAMNISTPVMSQAEVTHGACTDMVRAAEEISTHTDNVQGHKKKLAVERFPAREGFSGVTCVWYSGMTDRRLHCSTTNRTVAPLLTVTDALIHASVQIPQSLLYSTTDAGVLLQTQPQELVVSFYEDASLFPLLPSMDEGNIRGHRSKDYYGRSTKREDMNMEITSPVVGFQLDKVSLRGELLEPIIITVRLSCGGGVEARAAVWEHATRRWTDNTTDCRISHVVSEMIIISCNRLAYVGLLQNVETGIYGARTDGARFKVSHPAVYVGSLILIGCVSCAILTYIMCYASIQMPKKSKHALINTWIAIGLLCFLYTLGIYQTEDVKLCQILGLLIHYLSLCCLLWMCVSASNMYKWVTKTHGPVRTPEDEIPPDIPVQKPILGLYLVGWGIALIVCGISGAVNLKDYAGYSQCFLSTAPALSALFIPGVILLMILSILFLLIRCTIRNTNVQLSEGTQATENVDLEMWDPNQANEPDRRSIKSGVDSETEDVEHTPIIQLRAQVIVLCLYIAVWTCGGVAVYRPLPAYLPYQEDICSIVYAVCATILGTFILFFYGIARSDVRAQWSLMHCYLQSSKQCCRNRSVFDANQRNISANPNNAQVTQISGDNRSRSGSRSSNRTNSKTNNSGTFKAGAELNGQTLQKDASKNINGKSPNINLVVLHRQQYRSNNSMMTYPDSTNFIPEMFYNPNQINVAKKFFKKQRQHMKRNCLELPIKRNYDEDSHISLPLPSKDAYSGLTNMMKSGTKVNNTNLHVDKPNGTKDIRNTMNPNLLEQEAKDLKNYSTVNKPWNRKDDPKSGRDQIMNIYTNVPETQVPQHQVVKSNVQKPLNGQRNSVSEECLQSHASEQPEMRTISQQCSLEYSSASEMAMPHTCSDQTINTHSEMTSLQETHSALCSTNEITDTESFGQYIDYLQPAKNQDNKEGLDKSLQDISEECTMNSDEINHSSTPQTLDAIGEMDNLLQNPDNDLNGSKEKLDDGGKEEYFMAKNTYDFETCSTNASEQGFENESDIYCPNYQVSEVSIRSHGLYAPSPSSMCPNEISFSNEDVSTMENQYVNYDPGWRRTIKNNPKLGKYVPTPALSCPEVNRESPVSFSSDLDELYTQITSRDKERLARREQLDVTVNSDVTLKPDSDSCVSEAVSDVECQKGETTV